A window of the Mesorhizobium opportunistum WSM2075 genome harbors these coding sequences:
- a CDS encoding exopolysaccharide production repressor protein translates to MRLAVVATLACSLLLQMVYFGSVLFLLWRSSVLVEHR, encoded by the coding sequence ATCCGTCTAGCCGTCGTCGCTACGCTGGCCTGTTCGCTACTGCTCCAGATGGTTTATTTCGGCAGCGTGCTCTTTCTGCTCTGGCGGTCCAGTGTGCTTGTCGAGCACAGGTAA